From the Castor canadensis chromosome 9, mCasCan1.hap1v2, whole genome shotgun sequence genome, one window contains:
- the C9H4orf50 gene encoding LOW QUALITY PROTEIN: uncharacterized protein C4orf50 homolog (The sequence of the model RefSeq protein was modified relative to this genomic sequence to represent the inferred CDS: inserted 1 base in 1 codon) has translation MVMPVDTRPQQVTLEPSWDGQMLLLLCDSPPGQCMDELLMPLDLVQSSECFKVTQAQEPFLLVQTATLPLWGTTADPGPLSPPLLQDPPQEELQTQDVLDIWPLLSPGASAQPCWDCHRIRRKDTSPCQECPHTSKHPSLRKGPRGLKDTWNQRAGTPAGKAEVQEARRTLVEYGDKCQPGQESSEDLSLGTGVQIPMGLQEESWDLEMQASAHSTWPQQECPAPLLQGAACGSKEDPNSLRRARIEGCGWGLLGRLSSEDTVPMTSSSRAHGTRVSQLTNGQLPARKGRTIWRSAQGREGHQLRFRGALLPLDEGHEEEEEKALPQEPSSLEYRGQSDRKVPAGREMHFSPGDRGPPWFSRWAAATDRGEATCTPQPLSTGQDGCALQIDAFEREVEACFQQLSILELGSRSLWTSTMAGESWSFPDTQQDGKEGICLQLAWASQGLNACSTEDAKPSECSKGVSLEKTMTLDTTEVLPEMVPNRGKASQGPAEPGRNELSLRWGALERARGRFQQLLANLKKERSQVLRDNAKLQGDQKRCHHKVCDLEEERARDATKICRLEQANHTLGAELAGLERERDQCLRAISHLEDCNGKSFSKILELEEENEKLRLDLGQLQKAMSESIRKAGGHMEGVTLENRELRGLMSELGVSYKKLMKEVVLGLEDMVRTLRGENQHLLCRVQALEQEVTLKMSRDVGWMVGGGQHVQGDTKMAGDKMCSEDKEVQVTPLSGLPVEEEAGVTGRQTGLASDLEGSRCGTDSTTSSLVWRDAKESSVLQENFVAGRKGAQKEKMRLGCWMDQGEALRFLSPDSQLQDSEAQVTEETEEDLRLCAQRLRHQVQTLQCQLRDQGSVLQELRVALHEAVCLQDELKGKLEELQKEQHEARLAVTPLKATLASLVRKCRERNHLITRLLQELCRGGPADPLLSELSQNMVSDTVLAEYAATFLAPGVPEESLCLDVGSEDTAAGGAEKYLLNSEVDRVLPSPSCAESWPLPEAEWAAQTARLDSPKLPLPLGPTPDPGQCQVALTEEPGHPTQCPQGRMPCPAIXVNGLLLPSEPPNGAQILAVHQELRPGLCSDSQVNKSPLALCHRAARSRGCFQDSINI, from the exons TGCTTCTTCTGCTATGTGACTCCCCCCCAGGACAGTGCATGGATGAGTTGCTCATGCCCTTGGACCTGGTCCAATCTTCAGAGTGTTTCAAAGTCACCCAAGCCCAGGAGCCCTTTCTTCTGGTACAGACAGCCACACTCCCACTCTGGGGCACAACTGCGGACCCTGGGCCCCTGTCACCACCACTACTCCAGGATCCTCCTCAAGAAGAGCTCCAGACCCAAGATGTGCTTGACATATGGCCTCTGCTTTCCCCTGGGGCCTCGGCACAGCCCTGCTGGGATTGTCATCGGATAAGGAGGAAGGACACTTCTCCCTGCCAGGAGTGTCCACACACCTCAAAACACCCCTCTCTCAGAAAAGGACCCAGAGGTCTCAAAGACACTTGGAACCAGAGAGCGGGAACCCCAGCAGGGAAAGCAGAGGTGCAAGAGGCAAGGAGGACTTTGGTAGAGTATGGTGACAAGTGCCAGCCAGGTCAGGAAAGCAGTGAGGACCTGAGCTTGGGGACTGGGGTTCAAATCCCTATGGGCTTGCAGGAGGAGAGCTGGGATTTAGAGATGCAGGCCTCTGCGCACAGCACCTGGCCCCAGCAGGAGTGTCCAGCGCCTCTTCTGCAGGGGGCAGCCTGTGGGTCAAAGGAGGACCCCAACTCCCTGAGGAGAGCAAGGATAGAAGGATGTGGCTGGGGCCTCCTGGGAAGGCTGTCATCAGAGGATACAGTCCCCATGACCAGCAGCTCCAGGGCTCATGGGACCAGAGTGTCACAGCTAACCAATGGTCAACTCCCTGCAAGGAAGGGCCGAACCATCTGGAGGAGCGCACAGGGCAGGGAGGGCCACCAACTGCGGTTCAGAGGTGCTCTGCTCCCACTAGATGAGGGAcacgaagaggaggaggagaaggcgcTGCCCCAAGAACCGTCCAGTCTGGAATACAGGGGGCAGTCTGACCGCAAGGTGCCTGCGGGCCGGGAAATGCACTTCTCACCAGGAGATCGAGGTCCACCATGGTTTTCCAGATGGGCAGCAGCAACTGACAGAGGTGAGGCCACCTGTACTCCTCAGCCTCTGAGCACAGGACAGGACGGGTGTGCTCTCCAAATAGATGCGTTTGAGAGGGAGGTGGAGGCATGTTTCCAGCAACTGAGCATTCTGGAGCTTGGCAGCAGGAGTCTGTGGACGTCCACAATGGCGGGAGAGAGCTGGAGCTTCCCTGACACACAGCAGGATGGCAAGGAAGGCATTTGTCTTCAGCTGGCCTGGGCCAGCCAGGGCTTAAATGCCTGCTCTACTGAGGATGCAAAGCCCAGTGAGTGCAGCAAAGGTGTTAGTCTGGAAAAGACCATGACCCTGGACACTACTGAAGTTCTCCCAGAGATGGTGCCTAATCGAGGCAAAGCCAGCCAAGGCCCCGCAGAGCCAGGTAGGAATGAACTCTCCCTGCGGTGGGGAGCCCTGGAGAGGGCAAGGGGCCGGTTCCAGCAGCTCCTTGCCaacctgaagaaagagagaagccaGGTCTTACGTGACAATGCCAAGCTTCAGGGAGACCAAAAGAGATGCCATCATAAAGTGTGTGACCTCGAAGAAGAGAGGGCAAGGGATGCAACCAAAATATGCAGGCTTGAGCAGGCTAACCACACGCTGGGGGCAGAGCTGGCTGGCCTGGAGAGGGAGCGAGACCAGTGTCTGCGGGCCATTTCCCACCTGGAAGACTGCAACGGGAAGAGTTTCAGCAAGATTTTGGAGCTCGAAGAGGAAAACGAAAAACTGAGGTTGGACCTGGGCCAGCTCCAGAAAGCCATGTCTGAGAGCATTAGAAAAGCAGGGGGCCACATGGAGGGCGTCACCCTGGAAAACAGGGAGCTCAGGGGGCTGATGTCAGAGCTTGGGGTCAGTTACAAAAAGCTGATGAAGGAGGTAGTGCTGGGCCTCGAAGACATGGTCAGGACCTTAAGGGGGGAGAACCAGCACCTTCTATGCAGGGTCCAAGCCTTGGAGCAGGAAGTGACCTTGAAGATGAGCAGGGATGTGGGGTGGATGGTGGGAGGTGGGCAGCATGTCCAGGGAGACACCAAGATGGCAGGGGACAAGATGTGTTCTGAAGACAAAGAAGTTCAGGTGACTCCACTTTCAGGGCTACCTGTGGAGGAGGAAGCGGGTGTGACTGGGAGGCAGACAGGACTTGCCTCAGACTTGGAGGGCTCCAGATGTGGCACTGACTCTACCACATCGTCATTGGTTTGGAGAGATGCCAAAGAATCCAGTGTCCTCCAAGAAAACTTTGTggcaggaagaaaaggagcaCAGAAAGAGAAGATGAGACTGGGCTGTTGGATGGACCAAGGAGAGGCTCTGAGGTTTCTAAGTCCGGACTCCCAG CTGCAGGACTCAGAGGCCCAGGTGAcagaggagacagaggaagacCTCCGGCTGTGTGCTCAGCGGCTGCGTCACCAGGTGCAGACACTGCAGTGCCAACTCAGAGACCAGGGCTCGGTGCTCCAGGAGCTGCGGGTGGCCCTGCACGAGGCCGTGTGTCTCCAGGACGAGCTCAAGGGCAAG CTGGAAGAACTGCAGAAAGAGCAGCACGAGGCGCGTCTGGCCGTGACTCCGCTGAAG GCCACGCTGGCTTCCCTGGTCCGCAAATGCCGGGAGAGGAACCACCTGATCACGCGCCTGCTGCAGGAGCTGTGCAGGGGTGGGCCAGCCGATCCCCTGCTCTCCGAGCTGTCACAGAACATGGTCAGTGACACGGTTCTAGCTGAGTATGCGGCCACTTTCCTGGCACCAGGAGTCCCAGAG GAAAGCCTCTGCCTGGACGTCGGCTCCGAGGACACAGCAGCTGGAGGAG CTGAGAAGTATCTGCTGAATTCTGAAGTGGACCGTGTCCTCCCAAGTCCGTCGTGTGCGGAGTCCTGGCCTCTTCCCGAGGCTGAGTGGGCAGCACAGACAGCTCGGCTGGACTCGCCAAAG CTGCCCCTGCCCTTGGGGCCCACACCGGATCCTGGACAGTGCCAGGTGGCGCTCACGGAGGAACCAGGACACCCCACACAATGTCCACAAGGAAGAATGCCCTGTCCTGCCA TAGTCAATGGCCTCCTGCTGCCCTCAGAGCCCCCAAATGGGGCACAGATCCTGGCTGTCCACCAAGAGCTCAGGCCAGGCCTTTGCAGTGATTCCCAGGTCAATAAATCACCACTGGCATTATGTCACAGGGCTGCTCGTTCTCGGGGCTGTTTCCAAGACTCCATAAATATTTGA